The following proteins are encoded in a genomic region of Takifugu rubripes chromosome 9, fTakRub1.2, whole genome shotgun sequence:
- the LOC115250984 gene encoding transcription factor 7-like 1-B, with translation MYVPPGDQKAMNIGAEGYPAVAALHPNQHVPKLQQQMVQTKKPVQPLKRKGVNNQQATKNLPYIKKPLNAFMLYKKEQWPLITAQQETRKSNVINMLLGQKWKALPKEEQTQYYIEAEKQKLLHSLNHPDWTCRDNYGIYKARRRTPRTTVSETSHEAKASARQKITVKVCERQTPAEQNSAFSPGLHPEHCSSEPQSVRLQQQLHTQSCSTQEGLDQSSPAPVTPAVSHSETNQDLDLWLDLILRDAPESTIPDRDRESTKTVQKDELLSSTSQVSLLDLLEPETELVWPDFADSVIPDLLHSSLLDFLRDYS, from the exons ATGTATGTCCCACCAGGTGACCAGAAGGCCATGAACATCGGGGCTGAGGGCTAcccagctgttgctgctcttcatcct AATCAGCATGTGCCAAAGTTGCAGCAACAAATGGTCCAAACAAAGAAGcctgtgcaacctct aaaaagaaaaggtgtcAACAACCAGCAGGCCACTAAAAACCTGCCGTACATCAAGAAGCCCTTAAACGCCTTCATGCTGTACAAGAAGGAGCAGTGGCCACTCATAACTGCACAACAAGAAACACGGAAGAGCAACGTCATCAACATGCTTTTAGGCCAGAAG tgGAAGGCACTCccaaaagaggagcagactcaGTATTATATagaggctgagaagcagaagctcctccactCTCTGAACCACCCTGACTGGACCTGCAGAGATAATTAT ggcATATACAAAGCAAGGAGGAGGACACCTAGAACAACTGTGTCAGAGACCTCACATGAGGCCAAAGCTTCTGCGAGGCAGAAGATTACAGTAAAAGTCTGTGAGCGTCAGACTCCAGCGGAGCAGAACAGTGCCTTTAGCCCTGGCCTCCACCCTGAACACTGTTCATCTGAGCCACAGTctgtgaggctgcagcagcagcttcacacacagTCCTGCTCTACACAGGAGGGTCTGGACCAGTCTTCTCCAGCACCAGTGACtccagctgtcagtcactcAGAGACCAATCAGGACCTCGACTTGTGGCTTGATCTCATTCTTCGAGACGCCCCAGAATCCACCATTCCTGACAGAGACAGGGAGTCGACCAAGACGGTGCAGAAGGATGAGCTCCTGTCTTCCACCTCTCAGGTTTCTCTGTTAGACCTTCTGGAGCCAGAGACTGAACTGGTTTGGCCTGATTTTGCTGACTCTGTCATCCCAGATCTTCTGCACAGCTCTTTGCTGGACTTTCTTAGGGACTATTCTTAA
- the LOC115250985 gene encoding transcription factor 7-like 1-A, whose product MVFVTIKPTESENHLLVLVAHRHLSLTMTTMDVRDVHPNFYVANKAPVLGQPIVPAPPLLHFPPTFQSGHRFLPQPVGGASLQPFTQVWVDGYGWFTCVPPPLYQPPQQQHCQMYVPPGDQKAMNIGAEGYPAVAALHPNQHVPKLQQQMVQTKKPVQPLKRKRVNNQQATKNLPYIKKPLNAFMLYKKEQWPLITAQQETRKSNVINMLLGQKWKALPKEEQTRYYIEAEKQKLLHSLNHPDWTCRDNYGIYKARRRTPRTTVSETSHEAKASARQKITVKVCGRQTPAEQNSAFSPGLHPEHCSSEPQSVRLQQQLHTQSCSTQEGLDQSSPAPVTPAVSHSETNQDLDLWLDLILRDAPESTIPDRDSESTKTVQKDELLSSTSQVSLLDLLEPETELVWPDFADSVIPDLLHSSLLDFLRDYS is encoded by the exons ATGGTTTTTGTAACTATCAAACCAACTGAATCTGAAAACCACCTTCTTGTCCTTGTGGCTCACAGGCATCTGAGTTTGACAATGACAACAATGGATGTGAGAGATGTTCATCCAAACTTCTATGTTGCCAACAAGGCTCCAGTATTGGGACAACCAATCGTCCCTGCACCTCCTCTGCTTCATTTCCCCCCTACTTTTCAAAGCGGCCACCGTTTTCTGCCCCAACCTGTTGGTGGTGCATCTCTTCAGCCCTTCACCCAGGTATGGGTTGATGGTTATGGCTGGTTCACCTGTGTGCCTCCTCCTCTATATCAGCCACCCCAACAGCAGCACTGTCAGATGTATGTCCCACCAGGTGACCAGAAGGCCATGAACATCGGGGCTGAGGGCTAcccagctgttgctgctcttcatcct AATCAGCATGTGCCAAAGTTGCAGCAACAAATGGTCCAAACAAAGAAGcctgtgcaacctct aaaaagaaaacgtGTCAACAACCAGCAGGCCACTAAAAACCTGCCGTACATCAAGAAGCCCTTAAACGCCTTCATGCTGTACAAGAAGGAGCAGTGGCCACTCATAACTGCACAACAAGAAACACGGAAGAGCAACGTCATCAACATGCTTTTAGGCCAGAAG tgGAAGGCACTCccaaaagaggagcagactcgGTATTATATagaggctgagaagcagaagctcctccactCTCTGAACCACCCTGACTGGACCTGCAGAGATAATTAT ggcATATACAAAGCAAGGAGGAGGACACCTAGAACAACTGTGTCAGAGACCTCACATGAGGCCAAAGCTTCTGCGAGGCAGAAGATTACAGTAAAAGTCTGTGGACGTCAGACTCCAGCGGAGCAGAACAGTGCCTTTAGCCCTGGCCTCCACCCTGAACACTGTTCATCTGAGCCACAGTctgtgaggctgcagcagcagcttcacacacagTCCTGCTCTACACAGGAGGGTCTGGACCAGTCTTCTCCAGCACCAGTGACtccagctgtcagtcactcAGAGACCAATCAGGACCTCGACTTGTGGCTTGATCTCATTCTTCGAGACGCCCCAGAATCCACCATTCCTGACAGAGACAGTGAGTCGACCAAGACGGTGCAGAAGGATGAGCTCCTGTCTTCCACCTCTCAGGTTTCTCTGTTAGACCTTCTGGAGCCAGAGACTGAACTGGTTTGGCCTGATTTTGCTGACTCTGTCATCCCAGATCTTCTGCACAGCTCTTTGCTGGACTTTCTTAGGGACTATTCTTAA
- the LOC115251079 gene encoding protein FAM169B-like encodes MYPVDLPAVGDTDPTLASEQYFSSLEQISHKTKEFQFSTTNKTTITVNNVTRLQLFEDGGADCTVLALHPSGDPTQVLAVYLHDKWWPVDDVLRTTVESRSGLLSVQSIVERVIVFLLSRVVVRSLDESMCFSLHPHTENCSLLWRGGQAIGFYTVKHKGVMVGVGGRRQFYSLSQRRQPL; translated from the exons ATGTATCCCGTAGACCTTCCAGCTGTGGGCGACACAGATCCCACATTGGCATCTGAACAGTACTTCTCTTCTCTGGAGCAAATATCTCATAAAACTAAAGAATTCCAATTTTCCACGACCAATAAG ACAAccataacagtaaacaatgtaACGCGCTTGCAGCTGTTTGAagatggtggagctgactgcACAGTGTTGGCGCTCCACCCCTCCGGTGACCCAACACAAG TCTTGGCTGTATACCTGCATGACAAGTGGTGGCCTGTGGATGATGTATTACGAACCACAGTCGAATCCAGAAGTGGCTTGTTATCG gtcCAGTCGATTGTGGAGAGGGTGATAGTGTTCCTGCTCAGTCGGGTTGTAGTCAGATCTTTGGATGAGAGCATGTGTTTCTCCCTGCACCCCCACACCGAAAACTGCAGCCTGTTGTGGAGAGGCGGTCAGGCGATCGGTTTCTACACCGTCAAACACAAAGGTGTGATGGTGGGTGTGGGAGGGAGGCGGCAGTTTTACAGTCTTTCACAGAGAAG gcagcCTCTGTGA